Genomic DNA from Klebsiella variicola:
CGCGATCTACAACTATTCCACCCTCAGCGCGGGCGGCAATATGACGTTAACCGCCACCAAAGTGGTCAATGGTGGTAAAAGTTGCGGCATACTGGGCCTGGCGAAATGCGGCGTCGGGACCTTAACCGCCGATAAACTGGTACTCAACTCATCGCAGAAATATGTTAGCGACATGGGTGGGAAACAGTATTTCAAGAGCACCGAAGTCAACACCGTGAAATAAGACAAACCACGATGCGCGAAGCCTCGCGCATCGTTTTCGCACCGCTTAGGGTTCGAAGGGCCGACGCTGGAACTGATCGTGGCCACACTTCGGACAGCGCGGCAGCACGTCCGGGGTATACACTGCCAGGTGATAGTGACACTTCTCGCAGACCAGATTGCCCAGGCCGACCACCTCACCGCTGTGGTACACGCCGTGGTGATTCAGATCCTGAAAGACTTCGCGCCACTCGAGCTGCGTTTTGTCGGTGATATCAGCCAGTTCCTGCCACAGGCTCTCTTTGATCACCCGCATAAACACGCTGTCGCTCTCGTCTTCATGACTCTCTTCGTAGCTGCGGGCAAACTCCTCGAGATCGCGTTTTACTGCCGCAATCACCGACTCGATCTCGCTCTGCGTGAGATCGCCGGCGCGGGCGATTTTTTCCCGCGCCTGTGTCACCAGCGCGTCGATATCGCGCTCTCCATGGCGGAGCCGTTCGCTGAGCGAGGAGACCAGTTCACGGTAATATTGAGCAACCTTGTTCATCATTTCGCCTCCGGTGTGGTTAACGTCTTCTGATAATAGACCTTATTCCTCTCCCGCTGTGTCTGACAAGCCACAGAGTCGCGAAATAATCAGCGCGGCTTTTGCCGATGTTAATGTGCGAAAGGCTGTTTTGACGGGGGCGTTTGGGCTATGCTATGCCGATCTGAAATAACACATCCATTGGCTACATTTTGTAGCTGTATTGAAAACAGGACCACTGGCTGCCATGCAAGAGCAATACCGCCCGGAAGAGATAGAATCGAAAGTCCAGCTTCACTGGGACGAAA
This window encodes:
- a CDS encoding zinc ribbon-containing protein — protein: MNKVAQYYRELVSSLSERLRHGERDIDALVTQAREKIARAGDLTQSEIESVIAAVKRDLEEFARSYEESHEDESDSVFMRVIKESLWQELADITDKTQLEWREVFQDLNHHGVYHSGEVVGLGNLVCEKCHYHLAVYTPDVLPRCPKCGHDQFQRRPFEP